A stretch of the Marasmius oreades isolate 03SP1 chromosome 8, whole genome shotgun sequence genome encodes the following:
- a CDS encoding uncharacterized protein (CAZy:GH15), with protein sequence MQKPCTVDRDYIPISNHGLIGNLHTAAMVSIDGSIESYCVPNFDSPSIFARILDKDKGGHFSITPTEPYSTKQNYLPSSNVLQTKFMNETGVVNVIDFLPRRPNDNYKSKTKPLLHWLVRRVEVIRGSLPLIMQCAPAFNYARSSHQTTIVNDPSAVNKERKMAHFQSEELALDLRCVGDSVLDTVSEPEITLELLDLSKKGHLGPAVQAHLNLTEGQVVTFVLRTPPKTTAIPQPTGAVNTARSPDDPFLTKELVYDLFTSTNRYWLEWIHKSSYQGSWKEAVNRSALALKMLIFEPTGAVVASPTFSLPEYIGGTRNWDYRATWIRDSSFTLYALIRLGYTFEADGFMEFIFNRLRDKNPDGSLQIMYTIHGGKDLEEIELDHLDGHKGSKPVRIGNGAADHVQLDIYGELMDCIYLGQKFGKPLAYDDWILVRELVDYVVANKDEPDLSIWEVRNKKRHFTYSKVMLWVAIDRGLRLADKRSFPCPNRQKWYEVRDSLYEEIMQKAWNKEGKYFGQSYDENEHLDAAVLVMPLVFFLQGPDPRFTSTLKAILRSPERGGLTTNNLVYRYDTSKSDDGVGGEEGTFCLCTLWCVEALTRAGSHDRALLTRAVSMFEDFLLYLNHVGLCTEEVSKSGEGLGNAVQGFTHVTLISAAYNLSRTLRNFKTA encoded by the exons ATGCAGAAGCCATGCACAGTAGATAGAGATTACATTCCAATCTCTAATCATGGATT AATCGGAAATCTACACACTGCTGCTATGGTCAGCATCGATGGCTCCA TTGAAAGCTACTGTGTCCCCAACTTCGACTCTCCCTCGATTTTCGCCCGTATCCTCGACAAAGACAAGGGTGGACATTTCTCTATCACACCAACTGAACCGTACTCGACGAAGCAGAACTATCTCCCCAGCTCGAAT GTCTTGCAAACGAAATTCATGAACGAAACAGGCGTCGTTAATGTCATCGATTTCTTACCGCGGAGACCAAATGATAACTACAAATCGAAAACGAAGCCTCTCCTCCATTGGTTAGTTCGTCGGGTTGAG GTAATACGTGGATCGTTGCCTTTGATCATGCAATGCGCTCCTGCCTTCAATTATGCCCGTTCCAGCCATCAAACAACCATCGTCAACGATCCATCCGCAGTGAACAAGGAGCGGAAGATGGCCCATTTCCAATCTGAAGAACTTGCTTTGGATCTTAGATGTGTCGGCGATTCGGTTTTG GACACCGTATCTGAACCCGAAATCACCCTCGAGTTGCTCGATTTATCGAAGAAAGGCCATCTAGGACCTGCTGTTCAAGCACATCTCAATCTGACCGAAGGTCAAGTCGTTACATTCGTCTTACGAACGCCTCCAAAAACCACTGCTATCCCACAACCTACTGGTGCCGTCAATACCGCACGTTCTCCAGACGACCCCTTTTTGACCAAG GAACTTGTCTATGACCTGTTCACC TCAACCAACAGATATTGGCTCGAATGGATCCACAAGTCCAGTTATCAAGGATCTTGGAAAGAGGCGGTAAACCGAAGTGCTCTCGCGCTCAAAATGTTGATCTTTGAACCTACCGGAGCTGTGGTAGCCAGTCCTACTTTTAGTCTTCCGGAGTACATCGGTGGAACGAGGAACTG GGATTATCG AGCAACCTGGATCCGTGACTCGTCATTCACACTCTACGCCCTCATCCGGCTCGGGTATACATTCGAGGCTGACG GGTTCATGGAATTCATCTTCAACCGTCTGAGAGACAAAAATCCGGATGGTAGCCTCCAGATAATGTACACCATCCACG GCGGGAAGGATCTGGAGGAAATCGAGCTGGATCATCTAGATGGGCATAAGGGGTCGAAACCTGTTCG GATTGGAAATGGTGCTGCTGACCATGTGCAGTTG GATATCTATGGTGAACT GATGGATTGTATTTACCTCGGACAAAAG TTCGGTAAACCCTTG GCTTATGACGATTG GATCTTGGTCCGAGAGCT AGTAGACT ATGTTGTCGCCAATAAGGACGAACCTGATTT ATCTATATG GGAAGTACGAAATAAGAAACGGCACTTTACG TATTCCAAG GTTATGCTTTG GGTTGCGATAGACCGAG GTCTCCGTCTGGCCGACAAACGATCCTTCCCGTGCCCGAACAGGCAAAAATGGTATGAAGTTCGGGATTCGTTGTACGAAGAGATCATGCAAAAGGCGTGGAACAAAGAAGGCAAATATTTCGGACAGAGTTACGATGAGAACGAACATTTGGATGCTGCTGTGCTTGTGATGCCGCTTGTGTTCTTTTTACAAGGT CCCGATCCACGATTCACGAGTACTTTGAAAGCCATTTTAAGGTCGCCTGAGCGTGGAGGGTTGACAACGAAT AATTTGGTCTACCGATATGATACTAGCAAGTCAGACGACGGTGTCGGAGGCGAAGAAGGGACTTTCTGTCTTTGCACCCTGTG GTGTGTTGAGGCTCTCACACGAGCCGGAAGCCACGATAGGGCGTTGTTGACGAGGGCTGTGTCCATGTTCGAG GACTTCTTGCTCTACTTGAACCATGTGGGACTTTGTACCGAGGAGGTATCCAAGTCTGGAGAAGG GCTCGGGAACGCAGTTCAAGGATTCAC GCACGTCACTCTTATCTCGGCGGCTTATAATTTGTCGAGGACCTTGAGGAACTTTAAGACGGCTTGA
- a CDS encoding uncharacterized protein (CAZy:CBM13), translating into MHSAAVLALRLSAFVAVARALQITSDNPTFPAAGRAGCITASSNTTGAAVVIQDCGAGVSEQNWAFTQSSQPQPLRVLGDKCLDVIDGNNADGTKLQIWTCVPGSTNQLFIPFADSIQWAGTNKCIDLTDGNISNGNQLQIWTCDSNNSNQRWTANSVSPPPPVQTVRLLATGAGQHAASVCMGATSNTDGTTVTLASCGDSNAVNWVPPPQGANPNTFTGQIKTADGTKCLDVRDGNPSNGNLLQIWSCTDGNTNQLWQVAKPENLTTVTISWVGQNKCVDVKDGVYTAGTDACFVSSLVAFLS; encoded by the exons ATGCACTCTGCTGCAGTACTCGCTCTCAGACTCTCAGCTTTCGTCGCAGTCGCCAGGGCCTTGCAAATTACCAGTGATAACCCAACAT TCCCAGCTGCCGGCAGGGCAGGATGTATCACTGCATCCTCCAACACCACCGGTGCTGCAGTCGTCATTCAAGACTGCGGTGCGGGAGTCTCTGAGCAAAACTGGGCTTTCACGCAGAGTTCTCAACCTCAGCCACTCAGGGTTCTCGGCGACAAG TGTTTGGACGTAATTGACGGCAACAATGCTGATGGTACCAAACTCCAAATCTGGACTTGTGTCCCCGGAAGCACGAATCAGCTTTTCATCCCCTTCGCTGATTCCATTCAATGGGCCGGAACGAACAAATGTATCGATCTCACCGACGGCAACATCAGTAACGGAAATCAGTTACAAATCTGGACCTGTGACTCGAACAACTCCAATCAGAGGTGGACTGCCAATTCCGTTTCCCCTCCACCGCCGGTACAAACAGTCCGACTTTTGGCAACTGGAGCAGGTCAGCACGCAGCGTCCGTTTGCATGGGAGCAACTTCCAATACCGATGGAACTACTGTCACACTCGCCTCGTGTGGTGACTCGAACGCCGTCAACTGGGTTCCTCCCCCTCAGGGAGCTAACCCTAATACATTCACGGGCCAGATCAAGACGGCTGATGGGACCAAATGCCTCGATGTTCGTGATGGAAATCCGTCCAATGGGAATTTACTCCAGATTTGGTCGTGCACGGATGGGAACACGAATCAGTTGTGGCAGGTTGCTAAACCAGAGAATTTGACGACGGTTACGATTTCTTGGGTTGGACAAAATAAGTGTGTGGATGTGAAAGACGGTGTCTATACGGCTGGTACTGATGCATGTTTTGTTTCCTCGCTTGTCGCTTTTTTGTCTTGA
- a CDS encoding uncharacterized protein (CAZy:CBM13), giving the protein MHFTTVFALKLSAFVAVATALQITSDNPAFPAAGRKGCITASSNAPGAPVIIQDCGAAGVSEQNWSVAQSSAPQPLKVLGDKCLDVIDGNNADGTKLQIWTCIPGNTNQLFISASDSTYQWAGTNKCIDLTDGNISNGNQLQIWTCDSKNSNQRWTPAISVGSPPPRQLARLVASGAGQHAASVCMGATSDTDGSTVTLASCGDSNAVNWFLPPQGANPNTLTGDILHPLISTTKCLDVRGGNSTNGNLLQIWSCTDGNTNQWWQVNKPENSTTVTISWVGKNKCVDVKDGVYTVGTELQIWDCDPSNVNQLWSIVDKS; this is encoded by the exons CCAGCAT TCCCAGCTGCCGGCAGGAAAGGTTGTATCACTGCGTCCTCCAACGCCCCAGGTGCTCCCGTCATCATTCAAGACTGCGGCGCCGCGGGAGTCTCTGAGCAAAACTGGAGTGTCGCGCAGAGTTCTGCACCTCAGCCACTCAAGGTTCTCGGTGACAAG TGTTTGGACGTAATTGACGGCAACAACGCTGATGGTACCAAACTCCAAATCTGGACCTGTATCCCCGGAAACACGAACCAGCTTTTCATTTCTGCCTCTGACTCCACCTACCAATGGGCCGGAACTAACAAATGTATCGACCTCACCGACGGCAACATCAGTAACGGAAATCAGCTACAGATTTGGACCTGCGACTCGAAAAACTCCAATCAGAGGTGGACTCCGGCCATTTCCGTTGGCTCTCCTCCTCCGAGGCAACTAGCCCGACTCGTGGCAAGCGGAGCGGGTCAACACGCAGCCTCTGTTTGCATGGGAGCAACTTCCGATACCGATGGTTCTACTGTCACACTTGCCTCGTGTGGCGACTCGAACGCCGTCAACTGGTTCCTTCCCCCTCAGGGAGCTAACCCAAATACACTCACCGGCGACATTTTGCATCCTCTGATCAGCACGACCAAATGCCTCGACGTTCGTGGCGGAAATTCGACCAACGGGAATTTACTCCAGATTTGGTCGTGCACAGATGGGAACACGAATCAGTGGTGGCAGGTTAATAAGCCGGAGAATTCGACGACAGTTACGATTTCGTGGGTTGGAAAGAACAAGTGTGTGGATGTGAAAGACGGTGTTTATACTGTTGGTACTGAA CTTCAAATTTGGGACTGCGACCCGAGTAATGTCAACCAGTTATGGTCCATTGTCGACAAGTCGTAA